One genomic window of Nicotiana sylvestris chromosome 10, ASM39365v2, whole genome shotgun sequence includes the following:
- the LOC104232118 gene encoding transcription factor GTE10-like isoform X4 yields MMGKSRNVSRDYLSGFVPDYRHAVGTMAESEGFGSSGRVETEMTASDDSCAPKKRCINLSADDYDQFGVPTQVLSLSKMSCSDRKDLKIRLRNELEHVRILQKKIASFSSNFGVLSPVSDIHSCSDGLRRPGAEVSQSFMKEAKVPRGKKKTAQGRNGPRTKGLGARRPEPVKQAVSNTSIVMFMKQCETLLNRMMSHQYGWVFNAPVDVVKLKIPDYFTVIKHPMDLGTVKSKLMSGEYLSPLEFSADVRLTFKNAMTYNPPGNDVHIMAQTLSKFFEVRWKQIEKNIPVAEEEPLPSKSSVILETESEAPLVVPPYKKKKISPFENKGRSEPVKQVMSDFEKHKLSMELEALLAELPEKIIDFLKESSLHGSQVSEDEIEIDIDALTNDTLYKLRQLLDEYLLDKQKSQAKAEPCEMELQNESGFSNSSMQLCKDNDPADEEVDIGGNDPPVSSFTPMEIEKDLVRRDNKCSSSSSSRSDSGSSSSDSGSSSSGESDGANGSIPLTNPKVTVSSGLSFEQKELDQRQCRDSLDGFTERNSQPKSILGEPNDHHEGESAPPERQVSPEKLYRAASLRSCFADTILKAQEKTLEKGEVWDPEKLKLEKEELERRKREEKARLQAEAKAAGEARRKAEAEAAAEAKKKRELEREAARQALLKMEKTVEINENSQFMEDLELFRAAPDEQLERFTEETSPDHSQNGLGSFKFKASSNPLEQLGLYMKGDDEDEEENESHSIPDLSNCPEDISKDPEKGEID; encoded by the exons ATGATGGGGAAGTCACGCAACGTTTCAAGAGATTATCTGTCTGGGTTTGTGCCGGATTATCGTCATGCTGTTGGAACAATGGCAGAATCTGAGGGTTTTGGTAGCTCAGGCCGAGTTGAAACTGAAATGACAGCTTCAGATGATTCTTGTGCACCGAAGAAGAGATGCATTAATTTGAGTGCTGATGATTACGATCAATTTGGTGTACCTACTCAAGTCTTGTCGTTGTCCAAGATGTCATGCTCCGATAGAAAAGATTTGAAAATAAGGTTGAGGAATGAACTTGAACATGTTAGAATACTGCAGAAGAAAATTGCTTCTTTTAGCTCAAATTTTGGGGTTCTTTCACCTGTTAGTGATATACATAGTTGCAGTGATGGGCTGAGGAGGCCAGGGGCGGAGGTATCTCAGAGTTTTATGAAAGAAGCAAAAGTACCTCGCGGAAAGAAAAAGACTGCTCAAGGAAGAAATGGACCTCGAACAAAAGGATTAGGGGCTCGGCGGCCTGAGCCAGTGAAACAGGCTGTCTCAAACACTAGCATAGTGATGTTTATGAAACAATGCGAGACACTGCTAAACCGGATGATGTCACACCAATATGGTTGGGTCTTCAATGCGCCAGTTGATGTGGTAAAACTAAAAATCCCAGACTATTTCACTGTTATTAAGCATCCAATGGATTTGGGGACCGTAAAATCGAAGTTGATGTCAGGGGAATATTTAAGTCCTTTGGAATTTTCTGCAGATGTGAGGCTCACCTTTAAGAATGCGATGACATACAATCCACCAGGAAACGACGTTCATATTATGGCTCAAACACTTAGCAAATTTTTCGAGGTTAGATGGAAACAGATAGAGAAGAATATTCCTGTAGCAGAAGAAGAACCTTTACCTTCAAAGTCGAGTGTTATTTTAGAAACTGAAAGTGAAGCTCCTTTAGTAGTACCACCttataagaagaagaaaatttctcCATTTGAAAACAAGGGTAGATCAGAACCGGTAAAGCAAGTCATGAGCGATTTTGAGAAGCATAAACTCAGTATGGAGCTGGAGGCATTGCTGGCTGAATTACCTGAAAAGATAATTGATTTCCTAAAAGAGAGCAGCCTTCATGGAAGTCAAGTTAGTGAAGATGAGATCGAGATTGATATTGATGCTCTCACTAATGATACACTGTACAAGTTACGGCAGCTTTTGGATGAGTATCTACTGGATAAACAGAAAAGTCAGGCAAAAGCTGAACCTTGTGAGATGGAG CTTCAGAATGAGTCTGGTTTTAGCAATTCATCCATGCAGCTATGCAAAG aCAATGATCCAGCAGATGAGGAAGTCGATATTGGAGGAAATGATCCACCTGTCTCAAGTTTCACACCCATGGAGATTGAAAAGGACCTTGTTCGTAGAGACAATAAATGCAGCAGCTCAAGTAGTTCTAGAAGTGATTCAGGCTCTTCATCTAGTG ACTCCGGGAGCTCTTCTAGTGGTGAATCTGATGGTGCTAATGGTTCAATTCCCTTAACCAACCCAAAG GTGACAGTGAGTTCTGGGCTGAGCTTTGAACAGAAAGAGCTCGATCAACGACAGTGTAGAG ATTCCTTGGATGGCTTTACAGAGCGGAATTCACAACCAAAGTCTATTTTAGGTGAACCCAATGATCATCATGAGG GGGAGAGTGCTCCACCTGAGAGGCAAGTCTCCCCTGAGAAACTTTACCGTGCAGCGTCGTTGAGGAGTTGTTTTGCAGATACCATATTAAAAGCGCAAGAGAAAACCCTTGAGAAG GGTGAAGTGTGGGACCCTGAGAAGCTGAAGCTTGAGAAAGAGGAGCTTGAAAGGCGAAAGCGAGAAG AGAAAGCCCGCTTACAAGCAGAAGCTAAGGCCGCAGGTGAGGCCCGAAGAAAAGCTGAAGCAGAAGCTGCTGCAGAAGCCAAAAAGAAACGAGAACTTGAAAGAGAAGCTGCACGCCAGGCTCTGCTGAAG ATGGAAAAGACAGTTGAAATCAATGAGAACAGTCAGTTTATGGAAGATCTGGAATTGTTTAGAGCTGCTCCAGATGAACAATTAGAGAGGTTCACTGAAGAGACAAGCCCTGATCACTCTCAAAATGGTCTTGGTAGTTTCAAATTCAAGGCAAGTAGTAACCCATTGGAGCAACTTGGATTGTATATGAAGGgagatgatgaggatgaagaagaaaatgaaTCACATAGTATTCCAGATTTATCAAATTGTCCTGAGGACATATCAAAAGATCCGGAGAAAGGAGAGATTGATTGA
- the LOC104232118 gene encoding transcription factor GTE10-like isoform X3: MMGKSRNVSRDYLSGFVPDYRHAVGTMAESEGFGSSGRVETEMTASDDSCAPKKRCINLSADDYDQFGVPTQVLSLSKMSCSDRKDLKIRLRNELEHVRILQKKIASFSSNFGVLSPVSDIHSCSDGLRRPGAEVSQSFMKEAKVPRGKKKTAQGRNGPRTKGLGARRPEPVKQAVSNTSIVMFMKQCETLLNRMMSHQYGWVFNAPVDVVKLKIPDYFTVIKHPMDLGTVKSKLMSGEYLSPLEFSADVRLTFKNAMTYNPPGNDVHIMAQTLSKFFEVRWKQIEKNIPVAEEEPLPSKSSVILETESEAPLVVPPYKKKKISPFENKGRSEPVKQVMSDFEKHKLSMELEALLAELPEKIIDFLKESSLHGSQVSEDEIEIDIDALTNDTLYKLRQLLDEYLLDKQKSQAKAEPCEMELQNESGFSNSSMQLCKDNDPADEEVDIGGNDPPVSSFTPMEIEKDLVRRDNKCSSSSSSRSDSGSSSSDSGSSSSGESDGANGSIPLTNPKQVTVSSGLSFEQKELDQRQCRDSLDGFTERNSQPKSILGEPNDHHEGESAPPERQVSPEKLYRAASLRSCFADTILKAQEKTLEKGEVWDPEKLKLEKEELERRKREEKARLQAEAKAAGEARRKAEAEAAAEAKKKRELEREAARQALLKMEKTVEINENSQFMEDLELFRAAPDEQLERFTEETSPDHSQNGLGSFKFKASSNPLEQLGLYMKGDDEDEEENESHSIPDLSNCPEDISKDPEKGEID, encoded by the exons ATGATGGGGAAGTCACGCAACGTTTCAAGAGATTATCTGTCTGGGTTTGTGCCGGATTATCGTCATGCTGTTGGAACAATGGCAGAATCTGAGGGTTTTGGTAGCTCAGGCCGAGTTGAAACTGAAATGACAGCTTCAGATGATTCTTGTGCACCGAAGAAGAGATGCATTAATTTGAGTGCTGATGATTACGATCAATTTGGTGTACCTACTCAAGTCTTGTCGTTGTCCAAGATGTCATGCTCCGATAGAAAAGATTTGAAAATAAGGTTGAGGAATGAACTTGAACATGTTAGAATACTGCAGAAGAAAATTGCTTCTTTTAGCTCAAATTTTGGGGTTCTTTCACCTGTTAGTGATATACATAGTTGCAGTGATGGGCTGAGGAGGCCAGGGGCGGAGGTATCTCAGAGTTTTATGAAAGAAGCAAAAGTACCTCGCGGAAAGAAAAAGACTGCTCAAGGAAGAAATGGACCTCGAACAAAAGGATTAGGGGCTCGGCGGCCTGAGCCAGTGAAACAGGCTGTCTCAAACACTAGCATAGTGATGTTTATGAAACAATGCGAGACACTGCTAAACCGGATGATGTCACACCAATATGGTTGGGTCTTCAATGCGCCAGTTGATGTGGTAAAACTAAAAATCCCAGACTATTTCACTGTTATTAAGCATCCAATGGATTTGGGGACCGTAAAATCGAAGTTGATGTCAGGGGAATATTTAAGTCCTTTGGAATTTTCTGCAGATGTGAGGCTCACCTTTAAGAATGCGATGACATACAATCCACCAGGAAACGACGTTCATATTATGGCTCAAACACTTAGCAAATTTTTCGAGGTTAGATGGAAACAGATAGAGAAGAATATTCCTGTAGCAGAAGAAGAACCTTTACCTTCAAAGTCGAGTGTTATTTTAGAAACTGAAAGTGAAGCTCCTTTAGTAGTACCACCttataagaagaagaaaatttctcCATTTGAAAACAAGGGTAGATCAGAACCGGTAAAGCAAGTCATGAGCGATTTTGAGAAGCATAAACTCAGTATGGAGCTGGAGGCATTGCTGGCTGAATTACCTGAAAAGATAATTGATTTCCTAAAAGAGAGCAGCCTTCATGGAAGTCAAGTTAGTGAAGATGAGATCGAGATTGATATTGATGCTCTCACTAATGATACACTGTACAAGTTACGGCAGCTTTTGGATGAGTATCTACTGGATAAACAGAAAAGTCAGGCAAAAGCTGAACCTTGTGAGATGGAG CTTCAGAATGAGTCTGGTTTTAGCAATTCATCCATGCAGCTATGCAAAG aCAATGATCCAGCAGATGAGGAAGTCGATATTGGAGGAAATGATCCACCTGTCTCAAGTTTCACACCCATGGAGATTGAAAAGGACCTTGTTCGTAGAGACAATAAATGCAGCAGCTCAAGTAGTTCTAGAAGTGATTCAGGCTCTTCATCTAGTG ACTCCGGGAGCTCTTCTAGTGGTGAATCTGATGGTGCTAATGGTTCAATTCCCTTAACCAACCCAAAG CAGGTGACAGTGAGTTCTGGGCTGAGCTTTGAACAGAAAGAGCTCGATCAACGACAGTGTAGAG ATTCCTTGGATGGCTTTACAGAGCGGAATTCACAACCAAAGTCTATTTTAGGTGAACCCAATGATCATCATGAGG GGGAGAGTGCTCCACCTGAGAGGCAAGTCTCCCCTGAGAAACTTTACCGTGCAGCGTCGTTGAGGAGTTGTTTTGCAGATACCATATTAAAAGCGCAAGAGAAAACCCTTGAGAAG GGTGAAGTGTGGGACCCTGAGAAGCTGAAGCTTGAGAAAGAGGAGCTTGAAAGGCGAAAGCGAGAAG AGAAAGCCCGCTTACAAGCAGAAGCTAAGGCCGCAGGTGAGGCCCGAAGAAAAGCTGAAGCAGAAGCTGCTGCAGAAGCCAAAAAGAAACGAGAACTTGAAAGAGAAGCTGCACGCCAGGCTCTGCTGAAG ATGGAAAAGACAGTTGAAATCAATGAGAACAGTCAGTTTATGGAAGATCTGGAATTGTTTAGAGCTGCTCCAGATGAACAATTAGAGAGGTTCACTGAAGAGACAAGCCCTGATCACTCTCAAAATGGTCTTGGTAGTTTCAAATTCAAGGCAAGTAGTAACCCATTGGAGCAACTTGGATTGTATATGAAGGgagatgatgaggatgaagaagaaaatgaaTCACATAGTATTCCAGATTTATCAAATTGTCCTGAGGACATATCAAAAGATCCGGAGAAAGGAGAGATTGATTGA
- the LOC104232118 gene encoding transcription factor GTE10-like isoform X5 produces the protein MMGKSRNVSRDYLSGFVPDYRHAVGTMAESEGFGSSGRVETEMTASDDSCAPKKRCINLSADDYDQFGVPTQVLSLSKMSCSDRKDLKIRLRNELEHVRILQKKIASFSSNFGVLSPVSDIHSCSDGLRRPGAEVSQSFMKEAKVPRGKKKTAQGRNGPRTKGLGARRPEPVKQAVSNTSIVMFMKQCETLLNRMMSHQYGWVFNAPVDVVKLKIPDYFTVIKHPMDLGTVKSKLMSGEYLSPLEFSADVRLTFKNAMTYNPPGNDVHIMAQTLSKFFEVRWKQIEKNIPVAEEEPLPSKSSVILETESEAPLVVPPYKKKKISPFENKGRSEPVKQVMSDFEKHKLSMELEALLAELPEKIIDFLKESSLHGSQVSEDEIEIDIDALTNDTLYKLRQLLDEYLLDKQKSQAKAEPCEMELQNESGFSNSSMQLCKDEEVDIGGNDPPVSSFTPMEIEKDLVRRDNKCSSSSSSRSDSGSSSSDTDSGSSSSGESDGANGSIPLTNPKQVTVSSGLSFEQKELDQRQCRDSLDGFTERNSQPKSILGEPNDHHEGESAPPERQVSPEKLYRAASLRSCFADTILKAQEKTLEKGEVWDPEKLKLEKEELERRKREEKARLQAEAKAAGEARRKAEAEAAAEAKKKRELEREAARQALLKMEKTVEINENSQFMEDLELFRAAPDEQLERFTEETSPDHSQNGLGSFKFKASSNPLEQLGLYMKGDDEDEEENESHSIPDLSNCPEDISKDPEKGEID, from the exons ATGATGGGGAAGTCACGCAACGTTTCAAGAGATTATCTGTCTGGGTTTGTGCCGGATTATCGTCATGCTGTTGGAACAATGGCAGAATCTGAGGGTTTTGGTAGCTCAGGCCGAGTTGAAACTGAAATGACAGCTTCAGATGATTCTTGTGCACCGAAGAAGAGATGCATTAATTTGAGTGCTGATGATTACGATCAATTTGGTGTACCTACTCAAGTCTTGTCGTTGTCCAAGATGTCATGCTCCGATAGAAAAGATTTGAAAATAAGGTTGAGGAATGAACTTGAACATGTTAGAATACTGCAGAAGAAAATTGCTTCTTTTAGCTCAAATTTTGGGGTTCTTTCACCTGTTAGTGATATACATAGTTGCAGTGATGGGCTGAGGAGGCCAGGGGCGGAGGTATCTCAGAGTTTTATGAAAGAAGCAAAAGTACCTCGCGGAAAGAAAAAGACTGCTCAAGGAAGAAATGGACCTCGAACAAAAGGATTAGGGGCTCGGCGGCCTGAGCCAGTGAAACAGGCTGTCTCAAACACTAGCATAGTGATGTTTATGAAACAATGCGAGACACTGCTAAACCGGATGATGTCACACCAATATGGTTGGGTCTTCAATGCGCCAGTTGATGTGGTAAAACTAAAAATCCCAGACTATTTCACTGTTATTAAGCATCCAATGGATTTGGGGACCGTAAAATCGAAGTTGATGTCAGGGGAATATTTAAGTCCTTTGGAATTTTCTGCAGATGTGAGGCTCACCTTTAAGAATGCGATGACATACAATCCACCAGGAAACGACGTTCATATTATGGCTCAAACACTTAGCAAATTTTTCGAGGTTAGATGGAAACAGATAGAGAAGAATATTCCTGTAGCAGAAGAAGAACCTTTACCTTCAAAGTCGAGTGTTATTTTAGAAACTGAAAGTGAAGCTCCTTTAGTAGTACCACCttataagaagaagaaaatttctcCATTTGAAAACAAGGGTAGATCAGAACCGGTAAAGCAAGTCATGAGCGATTTTGAGAAGCATAAACTCAGTATGGAGCTGGAGGCATTGCTGGCTGAATTACCTGAAAAGATAATTGATTTCCTAAAAGAGAGCAGCCTTCATGGAAGTCAAGTTAGTGAAGATGAGATCGAGATTGATATTGATGCTCTCACTAATGATACACTGTACAAGTTACGGCAGCTTTTGGATGAGTATCTACTGGATAAACAGAAAAGTCAGGCAAAAGCTGAACCTTGTGAGATGGAG CTTCAGAATGAGTCTGGTTTTAGCAATTCATCCATGCAGCTATGCAAAG ATGAGGAAGTCGATATTGGAGGAAATGATCCACCTGTCTCAAGTTTCACACCCATGGAGATTGAAAAGGACCTTGTTCGTAGAGACAATAAATGCAGCAGCTCAAGTAGTTCTAGAAGTGATTCAGGCTCTTCATCTAGTG ATACAGACTCCGGGAGCTCTTCTAGTGGTGAATCTGATGGTGCTAATGGTTCAATTCCCTTAACCAACCCAAAG CAGGTGACAGTGAGTTCTGGGCTGAGCTTTGAACAGAAAGAGCTCGATCAACGACAGTGTAGAG ATTCCTTGGATGGCTTTACAGAGCGGAATTCACAACCAAAGTCTATTTTAGGTGAACCCAATGATCATCATGAGG GGGAGAGTGCTCCACCTGAGAGGCAAGTCTCCCCTGAGAAACTTTACCGTGCAGCGTCGTTGAGGAGTTGTTTTGCAGATACCATATTAAAAGCGCAAGAGAAAACCCTTGAGAAG GGTGAAGTGTGGGACCCTGAGAAGCTGAAGCTTGAGAAAGAGGAGCTTGAAAGGCGAAAGCGAGAAG AGAAAGCCCGCTTACAAGCAGAAGCTAAGGCCGCAGGTGAGGCCCGAAGAAAAGCTGAAGCAGAAGCTGCTGCAGAAGCCAAAAAGAAACGAGAACTTGAAAGAGAAGCTGCACGCCAGGCTCTGCTGAAG ATGGAAAAGACAGTTGAAATCAATGAGAACAGTCAGTTTATGGAAGATCTGGAATTGTTTAGAGCTGCTCCAGATGAACAATTAGAGAGGTTCACTGAAGAGACAAGCCCTGATCACTCTCAAAATGGTCTTGGTAGTTTCAAATTCAAGGCAAGTAGTAACCCATTGGAGCAACTTGGATTGTATATGAAGGgagatgatgaggatgaagaagaaaatgaaTCACATAGTATTCCAGATTTATCAAATTGTCCTGAGGACATATCAAAAGATCCGGAGAAAGGAGAGATTGATTGA
- the LOC104232118 gene encoding transcription factor GTE10-like isoform X1, with protein sequence MMGKSRNVSRDYLSGFVPDYRHAVGTMAESEGFGSSGRVETEMTASDDSCAPKKRCINLSADDYDQFGVPTQVLSLSKMSCSDRKDLKIRLRNELEHVRILQKKIASFSSNFGVLSPVSDIHSCSDGLRRPGAEVSQSFMKEAKVPRGKKKTAQGRNGPRTKGLGARRPEPVKQAVSNTSIVMFMKQCETLLNRMMSHQYGWVFNAPVDVVKLKIPDYFTVIKHPMDLGTVKSKLMSGEYLSPLEFSADVRLTFKNAMTYNPPGNDVHIMAQTLSKFFEVRWKQIEKNIPVAEEEPLPSKSSVILETESEAPLVVPPYKKKKISPFENKGRSEPVKQVMSDFEKHKLSMELEALLAELPEKIIDFLKESSLHGSQVSEDEIEIDIDALTNDTLYKLRQLLDEYLLDKQKSQAKAEPCEMELQNESGFSNSSMQLCKDNDPADEEVDIGGNDPPVSSFTPMEIEKDLVRRDNKCSSSSSSRSDSGSSSSDTDSGSSSSGESDGANGSIPLTNPKQVTVSSGLSFEQKELDQRQCRDSLDGFTERNSQPKSILGEPNDHHEGESAPPERQVSPEKLYRAASLRSCFADTILKAQEKTLEKGEVWDPEKLKLEKEELERRKREEKARLQAEAKAAGEARRKAEAEAAAEAKKKRELEREAARQALLKMEKTVEINENSQFMEDLELFRAAPDEQLERFTEETSPDHSQNGLGSFKFKASSNPLEQLGLYMKGDDEDEEENESHSIPDLSNCPEDISKDPEKGEID encoded by the exons ATGATGGGGAAGTCACGCAACGTTTCAAGAGATTATCTGTCTGGGTTTGTGCCGGATTATCGTCATGCTGTTGGAACAATGGCAGAATCTGAGGGTTTTGGTAGCTCAGGCCGAGTTGAAACTGAAATGACAGCTTCAGATGATTCTTGTGCACCGAAGAAGAGATGCATTAATTTGAGTGCTGATGATTACGATCAATTTGGTGTACCTACTCAAGTCTTGTCGTTGTCCAAGATGTCATGCTCCGATAGAAAAGATTTGAAAATAAGGTTGAGGAATGAACTTGAACATGTTAGAATACTGCAGAAGAAAATTGCTTCTTTTAGCTCAAATTTTGGGGTTCTTTCACCTGTTAGTGATATACATAGTTGCAGTGATGGGCTGAGGAGGCCAGGGGCGGAGGTATCTCAGAGTTTTATGAAAGAAGCAAAAGTACCTCGCGGAAAGAAAAAGACTGCTCAAGGAAGAAATGGACCTCGAACAAAAGGATTAGGGGCTCGGCGGCCTGAGCCAGTGAAACAGGCTGTCTCAAACACTAGCATAGTGATGTTTATGAAACAATGCGAGACACTGCTAAACCGGATGATGTCACACCAATATGGTTGGGTCTTCAATGCGCCAGTTGATGTGGTAAAACTAAAAATCCCAGACTATTTCACTGTTATTAAGCATCCAATGGATTTGGGGACCGTAAAATCGAAGTTGATGTCAGGGGAATATTTAAGTCCTTTGGAATTTTCTGCAGATGTGAGGCTCACCTTTAAGAATGCGATGACATACAATCCACCAGGAAACGACGTTCATATTATGGCTCAAACACTTAGCAAATTTTTCGAGGTTAGATGGAAACAGATAGAGAAGAATATTCCTGTAGCAGAAGAAGAACCTTTACCTTCAAAGTCGAGTGTTATTTTAGAAACTGAAAGTGAAGCTCCTTTAGTAGTACCACCttataagaagaagaaaatttctcCATTTGAAAACAAGGGTAGATCAGAACCGGTAAAGCAAGTCATGAGCGATTTTGAGAAGCATAAACTCAGTATGGAGCTGGAGGCATTGCTGGCTGAATTACCTGAAAAGATAATTGATTTCCTAAAAGAGAGCAGCCTTCATGGAAGTCAAGTTAGTGAAGATGAGATCGAGATTGATATTGATGCTCTCACTAATGATACACTGTACAAGTTACGGCAGCTTTTGGATGAGTATCTACTGGATAAACAGAAAAGTCAGGCAAAAGCTGAACCTTGTGAGATGGAG CTTCAGAATGAGTCTGGTTTTAGCAATTCATCCATGCAGCTATGCAAAG aCAATGATCCAGCAGATGAGGAAGTCGATATTGGAGGAAATGATCCACCTGTCTCAAGTTTCACACCCATGGAGATTGAAAAGGACCTTGTTCGTAGAGACAATAAATGCAGCAGCTCAAGTAGTTCTAGAAGTGATTCAGGCTCTTCATCTAGTG ATACAGACTCCGGGAGCTCTTCTAGTGGTGAATCTGATGGTGCTAATGGTTCAATTCCCTTAACCAACCCAAAG CAGGTGACAGTGAGTTCTGGGCTGAGCTTTGAACAGAAAGAGCTCGATCAACGACAGTGTAGAG ATTCCTTGGATGGCTTTACAGAGCGGAATTCACAACCAAAGTCTATTTTAGGTGAACCCAATGATCATCATGAGG GGGAGAGTGCTCCACCTGAGAGGCAAGTCTCCCCTGAGAAACTTTACCGTGCAGCGTCGTTGAGGAGTTGTTTTGCAGATACCATATTAAAAGCGCAAGAGAAAACCCTTGAGAAG GGTGAAGTGTGGGACCCTGAGAAGCTGAAGCTTGAGAAAGAGGAGCTTGAAAGGCGAAAGCGAGAAG AGAAAGCCCGCTTACAAGCAGAAGCTAAGGCCGCAGGTGAGGCCCGAAGAAAAGCTGAAGCAGAAGCTGCTGCAGAAGCCAAAAAGAAACGAGAACTTGAAAGAGAAGCTGCACGCCAGGCTCTGCTGAAG ATGGAAAAGACAGTTGAAATCAATGAGAACAGTCAGTTTATGGAAGATCTGGAATTGTTTAGAGCTGCTCCAGATGAACAATTAGAGAGGTTCACTGAAGAGACAAGCCCTGATCACTCTCAAAATGGTCTTGGTAGTTTCAAATTCAAGGCAAGTAGTAACCCATTGGAGCAACTTGGATTGTATATGAAGGgagatgatgaggatgaagaagaaaatgaaTCACATAGTATTCCAGATTTATCAAATTGTCCTGAGGACATATCAAAAGATCCGGAGAAAGGAGAGATTGATTGA